The following proteins are co-located in the Manihot esculenta cultivar AM560-2 chromosome 9, M.esculenta_v8, whole genome shotgun sequence genome:
- the LOC122724519 gene encoding probable glutathione S-transferase parC: MADNAEVILLDFWPSPFGMRIRIALAEKGIRYEYREEDLKNKSDLLLQMNPVHKKIPVLIHNGKPVAESLIAVQYIDEVWKDKAPLLPSDPYQRAQANFWADFVDKKLFELGRKIWATKGEEQEAARQGFIESLKLLEGELGEKPFFGGENLGYVDVALVPFYSWFYVYEVCGNFSIEAECPKLIEWTKRCLAKESVFNSLPDHKKVYGFMLELKKRFGIE; this comes from the exons ATGGCTGATAATGCAGAGGTGATTCTGTTGGACTTCTGGCCAAGCCCTTTTGGTATGAGAATTAGGATTGCTTTGGCAGAGAAGGGTATTAGGTATGAGTACAGGGAAGAGGATTTGAAGAACAAGAGTGATTTGCTGCTGCAGATGAACCCAGTTCACAAGAAGATCCCAGTTCTcatccacaatggcaaaccagTTGCTGAGTCTCTTATTGCTGTACAATACATTGATGAAGTCTGGAAGGACAAAGCTCCATTGCTTCCCTCTGATCCTTATCAGAGAGCTCAAGCTAACTTCTGGGCTGATTTTGTTGATAAGAAG ctatttgagcttgggaggaaGATATGGGCAACAAAAGGCGAAGAGCAGGAGGCAGCAAGGCAGGGATTCATAGAGTCCCTTAAGCTCCTGGAAGGAGAGCTTGGAGAGAAGCCATTCTTTGGGGGTGAAAATTTGGGCTATGTGGATGTTGCTCTTGTGCCATTCTATAGCTGGTTTTATGTCTATGAGGTGTGTGGAAATTTCAGCATAGAGGCTGAGTGTCCTAAGCTTATTGAATGGACTAAAAGGTGCTTGGCAAAGGAGTCTGTGTTCAACTCTCTTCCTGATCACAAGAAGGTCTATGGATTTATGTTGGAGCTGAAGAAGAGATTTGGGATAGAGTAG